The following proteins are co-located in the Meleagris gallopavo isolate NT-WF06-2002-E0010 breed Aviagen turkey brand Nicholas breeding stock chromosome 13, Turkey_5.1, whole genome shotgun sequence genome:
- the LOC100548608 gene encoding arylamine N-acetyltransferase, pineal gland isozyme NAT-3 — protein sequence MDIKEYFARISYRGSHDKPDLETLTEIFQHHIRAVPFENLSIHCGESIELDLAATYNKIVRKKRGGWCMENNHLLSWALKTLGYNVALLGAKVYVPEHDAYADDIDHLLLKVVLHDKSYIVDGGFGMAYQLWQPMELISGKDQPQTPGIFRFLEENGTWYLEKVKRKQYVPNHSNTAPHNVDKEVCRRVYLFTLQPLDIEEFRARNLHLQTAPDSLFVTKSICSLQTADGVRALVGWKLTEIKYNYKDNMDLVEIRILADEEMEKTLKEKFNIILDKKFVPINTSRLSLF from the coding sequence ATGGACATCAAGGAATATTTTGCCAGAATTTCTTACCGAGGCTCCCATGATAAACCAGACCTGGAAACCCTGACGGAAATATTCCAGCACCACATCCGAGCAGTTCCTTTTGAGAACCTCAGCATTCACTGTGGGGAAAGCATCGAGCTGGATCTAGCAGCCACTTACAACAAGATAGTGAGGAAGAAACGTGGGGGCTGGTGCATGGAGAACAACCACCTCTTATCTTGGGCCCTGAAAACCCTAGGGTACAACGTCGCCCTTCTGGGAGCAAAAGTTTATGTCCCAGAGCATGATGCGTATGCTGATGACATTGATCATCTGCTGCTAAAAGTGGTGCTTCATGACAAATCCTACATTGTGGATGGTGGTTTTGGGATGGCCTACCAGCTATGGCAGCCGATGGAGCTGATTTCAGGGAAGGACCAGCCTCAGACACCCGGCATCTTCCGCTTCCTAGAAGAGAATGGGACCTGGTACCTTGAgaaggtgaaaaggaagcagtATGTTCCCAACCACAGCAACACTGCTCCTCATAACGTGGACAAAGAAGTTTGCCGTCGAGTTTATCTCTTCACCCTCCAGCCACTAGACATCGAGGAGTTTAGAGCCAGAAATCTGCACCTGCAGACTGCCCCAGACTCACTTTTTGTTACAAAGTCCATCTGCAGCCTGCAGACAGCTGATGGAGTCCGGGCACTCGTTGGGTGGAAACTTACTGAGATAAAGTACAATTATAAGGATAACATGGATCTGGTGGAAATCAGAATTCTTGCagatgaagaaatggaaaaaacattGAAGGAGAAATTCAATATAATATTAGATAAGAAATTTGTACCCATCAATACAAGCAGGCTGTCTCTGTTTTAA
- the LOC100549991 gene encoding arylamine N-acetyltransferase, liver isozyme produces MNIQEYFSRISFDGSHKDADLQTLTAIFQCHIQAIPFENLSMHCGETIDLDLQSTYDKIVKKKRGGWCMETNYLLFWALKEMGYEVCVLGGNSYDPAKRAYIDQINHILLKVVIKGSSYIVDAGFGGGPYQTWLPMLLISGKDQPQIPGIFRFTEDNGIWYLEKVKRKHYVPEGSVPLSDTPEMGNIRKLYSFTLEPKHIDDFQELNTYLQVSPDTILQKKSICSLQTTEGFYALVGWTFSEMKYKYKEDTDLLQTTTLTDEEIAKTLKEKFNIVLENKLIPVNVRGLPPNLVDSI; encoded by the coding sequence ATGAACATTCAAGAGTATTTCTCAAGAATTTCTTTTGATGGCTCCCATAAGGATGCAGACTTGCAAACCTTAACAGCCATCTTCCAGTGTCACATCCAGGCGATTCCTTTTGAAAACCTCAGCATGCACTGCGGAGAGACCATTGACCTGGATTTGCAATCTACTTACGATAAAATAGTGAAAAAGAAACGTGGTGGATGGTGCATGGAAACAAACTACCTTTTATTTTGGGCTTTGAAAGAAATGGGGTATGAAGTCTGTGTGCTTGGAGGAAACAGTTATGACCCAGCAAAGAGGGCATACATTGATCAAATAAATCACATCCTACTGAAAGTTGTGATCAAGGGAAGTTCCTACATAGTAGATGCTGGTTTTGGTGGTGGTCCCTACCAAACATGGCTGCCAATGTTGCTGATTTCTGGGAAGGATCAACCCCAGATTCCTGGCATCTTCCGCTTCACAGAAGACAATGGCATCTGGTACTTGGAGAAAGTCAAGAGGAAACATTATGTTCCAGAGGGAAGTGTTCCTCTCTCTGATACTCCAGAAATGGGCAATATCAGAAAACTATATTCATTCACTCTTGAGCCAAAACATATAGATGACTTCCAGGAGCTAAACACATACCTACAAGTGTCTCCGGATACCATACTTCAGAAGAAGTCAATCTGCAGCCTCCAGACCACTGAAGGGTTTTATGCCTTAGTTGGATGGACCTTCTCTGAGATGAAGTACAAGTACAAGGAGGACACAGACCTGCTGCAGACCACAACCCTCACAGATGAAGAGATCGCTaagacactgaaagaaaaattcaacATAGTGTTAGAGAACAAATTGATACCAGTAAATGTTCGTGGCTTGCCACCTAATCTAGTGGATTCCATATAA
- the LOC100548761 gene encoding arylamine N-acetyltransferase, pineal gland isozyme NAT-10, whose translation MNLEEYFARTGYKGSLENQDLETLTDIFQHHIRAVPFENLSIHCGEKITLELEHVYNKIVHKKRGGWCMENNQLLGWVLKCLGYDTSFLGAYVFNPHENAYATIMTHLLVKVVIEGKAYIVDAGFGVSYQMWQPMELVSGKDQPQAPGIFRFTEKNAIWYLEKMRRKQYIPNQNFSNSDLLEKKDCRKVYMFSLEPRTVEDFCFQCTYLQTSPDSLFTKKSICTLQTTDGFRALIGWTLTETKYNYKENMDLVEFITLKDEEVEKTLKDKFNITLERKLVPINIKGFYTI comes from the coding sequence ATGAATCTTGAAGAGTATTTTGCAAGAACTGGGTATAAAGGTTCCCTTGAAAATCAAGACTTGGAAACCTTAACTGATATATTCCAGCACCACATCCGTGCTGTTCCATTTGAAAACCTCAGCATCCATTGTGGGGAGAAAATTACTTTGGAGCTGGAGCATGTTTATAACAAAATTGTGCACAAGAAGCGTGGTGGTTGGTGCATGGAAAATAACCAGCTGTTAGGTTGGGTCCTGAAATGTCTGGGATATGACACCAGCTTTTTGGGAGCATACGTGTTCAACCCACATGAAAACGCATATGCCACCATCATGACCCATCTCCTAGTGAAGGTAGTTATTGAGGGAAAAGCCTACATTGTTGATGCAGGCTTTGGTGTATCCTACCAAATGTGGCAACCAATGGAGCTTGTATCAGGGAAAGACCAGCCCCAGGCTCCTGGTATCTTTCGTTTCACAGAAAAGAATGCCATCTGGTACCTCgagaaaatgagaaggaaacaaTATATCCCCAACCAAAATTTCTCTAATTCTGATCTTCTAGAGAAAAAAGACTGTCGGAAAGTGTATATGTTCAGTCTGGAACCACGGACAGTGGaagatttctgctttcagtgcaCGTACCTTCAGACGTCTCCAGATTCCCTCTTTACAAAGAAGTCCATCTGCACCCTTCAGACCACTGATGGCTTTCGAGCGCTCATTGGGTGGACGCTCACTGAGACCAAATACAATTACAAGGAAAACATGGATCTGGTAGAATTTATAACCCTTAAGGATGAAGAGGTGGAGAAGACACTGAAAGATAAATTCAACATCACCCTAGAGAGAAAGCTTGTCCCAATTAACATCAAAGGATTTTATACAATCTAG
- the MPHOSPH6 gene encoding M-phase phosphoprotein 6 produces MAGEVKTKLSKNLLRMKFMQRGLDSQTKKQLDEEEKKIISDEHWYLDLPDLKEKESYIIEERSFMPCEDLLYGRMSFKGFNPEIEKLMVQINSKSKKEEIEEDDKMEADVSDEEMARRYETLVGTIGKKFMKKRDQRVLHDGDEEENSNTRPKKARKMFLKPQD; encoded by the exons ATGGCCGGGGAGGTGAAAACCAAGCTGTCCAAGAATCTGCTGCGCATGAAG TTCATGCAAAGGGGTTTGGACTCACAAACTAAAAAACAACTCgatgaagaggaaaagaagataatTAGTGATGAACACTGGTATCTTGATTTACCAGACCTAAAGGAGAAAGA GAGCTATATAATAGAAGAGAGGAGCTTTATGCCATGTGAGGATCTACTTTACGGTAGAATGTCCTTCAAAGGATTCAATCCGGAAATTGAG aaattaatgGTCCAAATAAACTCTaagagcaagaaagaagaaattgaagaGGATGATAAAATGGAGGCTGATGTGTCTGATGAAGAAATGGCCAGAAG ATATGAAACACTGGTGGGAACAATAGGGaagaaattcatgaaaaaaagagaCCAGCGTGTTCTCCATGATGGAGATGAAGAGGAGAACAGTAATACAAGACCTAAGAAAGCTAGGAAAATGTTCTTAAAACCTCAGGATTAA